The bacterium sequence CTCGGCCTCAGGGGCGCGCCGAGCTGCGGATCGCTGCCGAGGCCTCCACCCGCCAACGATTCAATCGGGCCATCGAACAACTCGCCGCCTGACCCGGCCGATACCCTCAGGGGCCCGGATCCAATGACGGATTGGGGCTAGAGCGATGTGAGGGGCCAGGGCGAGGTCCCGACGCTGGGCGCTCAGCCTCCGGGCCCCTCCGGCCGATACGGGTTGCGAATCCGACCCACCCATGATGCGCGTACTACTCATTCTCTTTGGAGCCCTCGTGGCATCCGCGGGAGCCTACGGGCTCGGGACGGCGCTCGCCCCGGGCCAGGCTGCAATCGTCGCCCTGGGTAGCGTTTTCGAGGCGGTGGCGGGAGCCGCGGGCCTCGAAGCCCCTCTGTCCAGCCTGGTCGGCGTGGTGCCTGGCGGCGCCCTCCTGGCGATCGGGGTCGTGCTTCTCGGGCTCGGGATCCGGTCCGGGGGCGCTGGTGATGGCGGGAACGAGGTGTTGGCCGACGATCTGGCGGCTACGGATCCCCGTTTGGCCCGAAAGGTCGAGAAGCAAGCCAGCCGGATGGCGAAGCGCGGCAGCCCGGTCGAGGCAGCGGAACTCTGCTTTGGAAGTGGCCTCCACGAGCGTGCGGCCCAACTCTTCGAGCAGGCCGACGAGTTCGTTCGAGCCGCCGAGATCCGCCACGATCAGAACCGCTTCCAGGAATCTGCCGCGCTCTACGTTCGTGCGGGGCAGCACGATACGGCCGGGACGATCTATGCGGCACAGGACGCCTACGCCGAGGCCGCCGAGTGCTACGACAAGGCCGGCCGAATGAGTGTCGCCGCGGAGATGTACGAGAAGGCCGGGAACGCCATGAAGGCCGGTGAGTGTTATGCCGCCTGCGAATTTCATCGCTACGCGGCACGCTCGTTCATCCAAGCCCAGGATTGGGCCCGGGCCGCCAAGAGCCTCGAAGATGTCGTGCGCGAAGAGGGCGTACAGCAGAACGATCCCCAGAAGCGCGAAGAGCTGCGCAAGCTCGTGCTACAGACGGCAAAACTCTACGAGCGGGCAGACGATCTCAAGGCAGCCGGTCGGGTGCTGGAGCACGGAGAGTGCTGGTCGGCCGCCGCTGAGGTGGCTCTCCGCCGCGATGAGATCAGCAAGGGGGCGGAGCTCTTTCAGCGCGCAGGTAACGCACCCCGCGCGGCGGAGACCCTGCGACAAATCGGCGAGGAAACGGCCGCCGCACAGATCCTCGGCGTGCATCTGCGCGATTCCGGCGATCCTGAGGAAGCTGCACGGATGCTGGTTCAAGCCGGCGACTTCCACGAGGCCGGCGACATCTTTCGCAGCCTCGAGGCGTTCTCGTCTGCGGGCGAGTGCTATGAGCGTTGCAGTGAGTTTCAGCAGGCCGGTGAGATGCTTCGGCTCGGTGGTGAATGGGCAAGGGCCGCCGAGAACTACAGCCGTGGCGGATGTCACGAAGAGGCTGCCGATTGCCATGCACATATCGGAAATTCCGAAGGCCAGGCCAAGGCCTTGAAGGAAGCCGGCTTGCATCTTCGGGCGGGCCGCGTCCTTCACGCCGAAGGCCGCGACGAAGAAGTGATCGAGGCCCTGCAGCAAGTGCCCGTCCGCCATGAGGATTTCGCCGAATCCAGCCTGCTCCTGGCACAGACCTTCCGCACCCGCAGCCAGCCGGGCCTGGCGGTGACCCGATTGAAGCAGGCCACCGCCGACCTCGAAGTGAGCTCGGAATCGGTGGAGCTCTTCTACACCTTGGCCATCTGTCTCGAGGAGGCGGGGGAGCTGACCGAGGCCCGGCATGTCTTCGAGCAGATCCACAGCTCCCAGTACAACTACGAAGATGTCGAGGCCCGTCTCCACCGCCTGCGCGATCTGGAGGAGAGCCTTCCGCCCCAGGGAACGGGGACCGGTTCAGGCCTCGAGCCCGCGGGAAGTCCGCCGGAAAACGCGCGCTACCAGATCGTCTCGGAGCTCGGCCGCGGCGGCATGGGAATCGTCTACAAAGCCATCGATAGCGTGCTCGATCGCAGCGTGGCGTTCAAAGTTCTGCCAGACGCATTGAAGGACAATCCCCAGGCGCTCAAGAACTTCCTGCGCGAAGCCAAGAGCGCGGCCAAGCTGAACCATCCGAACATCGTCACGGTATACGACGCCGGTGAACAACAGGGCCGTTACTACATTGCGATGGAATACGTCGACGGGACGACTCTCAAGGAGATCGTCAGGCGTCGAGGTGTGATCGCTCCGGGCGGTGTGCTTCACGTCGCGCTCCAGCTGTGCGAGGGGCTTCGCTACGCCCACTCCCAGAAGGTCGTGCACAGGGATATCAAGACCGCGAACGCCATGTGGACCCGGGACAAGAAGGCGAAGATCATGGACTTCGGCCTGGCGAAAGTGGTCGAGGAAGTTCGCAACCACACGACGTT is a genomic window containing:
- a CDS encoding protein kinase, producing the protein MASAGAYGLGTALAPGQAAIVALGSVFEAVAGAAGLEAPLSSLVGVVPGGALLAIGVVLLGLGIRSGGAGDGGNEVLADDLAATDPRLARKVEKQASRMAKRGSPVEAAELCFGSGLHERAAQLFEQADEFVRAAEIRHDQNRFQESAALYVRAGQHDTAGTIYAAQDAYAEAAECYDKAGRMSVAAEMYEKAGNAMKAGECYAACEFHRYAARSFIQAQDWARAAKSLEDVVREEGVQQNDPQKREELRKLVLQTAKLYERADDLKAAGRVLEHGECWSAAAEVALRRDEISKGAELFQRAGNAPRAAETLRQIGEETAAAQILGVHLRDSGDPEEAARMLVQAGDFHEAGDIFRSLEAFSSAGECYERCSEFQQAGEMLRLGGEWARAAENYSRGGCHEEAADCHAHIGNSEGQAKALKEAGLHLRAGRVLHAEGRDEEVIEALQQVPVRHEDFAESSLLLAQTFRTRSQPGLAVTRLKQATADLEVSSESVELFYTLAICLEEAGELTEARHVFEQIHSSQYNYEDVEARLHRLRDLEESLPPQGTGTGSGLEPAGSPPENARYQIVSELGRGGMGIVYKAIDSVLDRSVAFKVLPDALKDNPQALKNFLREAKSAAKLNHPNIVTVYDAGEQQGRYYIAMEYVDGTTLKEIVRRRGVIAPGGVLHVALQLCEGLRYAHSQKVVHRDIKTANAMWTRDKKAKIMDFGLAKVVEEVRNHTTLVSGTPYYMSPEQTLGKNVDHRTDIYSLGVTLFELATGTLPFKEGNVPYHHVHTPPPDPREANAKLPQPLADLISRCLCKDPADRFQKADEMVELVRSMMSRPAS